A genomic region of Arachis hypogaea cultivar Tifrunner chromosome 5, arahy.Tifrunner.gnm2.J5K5, whole genome shotgun sequence contains the following coding sequences:
- the LOC112801221 gene encoding putative ubiquitin-like-specific protease 1B isoform X3, which produces MQKWWFAPVCIDRHWWLYAFEIYQKRLWVLDSMYTGEPNNERLKIHAYAGRLIEDMRKVTISAYEHTEYGLPRFYPSVPRQDNGWDCGVFDIKFMQFWSLDKPLQHWDKMKTLYRSLGMRSY; this is translated from the exons ATGCAGAAATGG TGGTTTGCCCCAGTCTGTATTGATCGTCATTGGTGGTTGTATGCCTTTGAGATATATCAGAAAAGGCTGTGGGTACTGGATAGTATGTATACAGGAGAACCTAATAATGAAAGATTAAAAATACATGCTTATGCG GGGAGACTCATTGAAGACATGAGAAAAGTTACGATTTCCGCATATGAGCACACGGAGTACGGTCTACCTCGTTTCTATCCTAGTGTACCAAGACAAGATAACGG CTGGGATTGTGGTGTATTCGACATCAAGTTCATGCAGTTTTGGAGTTTAGATAAACCCTTGCAGCATTGGGACAAGATGAA GACGTTGTACAGGAGTTTAGGAATGAGATCATACTAG